The following nucleotide sequence is from Fibrobacter sp. UBA4297.
CACCCAGGCAGGCCATTCATCAGGCTCGTTCAGCCAATCCAGGATTCGAGCAAGTAACGGTTTCTTTTTATGCGGAACAAAGGTCATAAATGTAACGTTAGTAAGATTTGTCGCAAGATGTGCCGCGATTATAACAAGATGCGCCGCAGGTCGCTATTCGCCGTAAAGTTCCGGCGTTTGGCTGTAGAATCGGCGGTGCGTGAAGCCGTACCAGAGATTCGGATTTTCAAGGATACGTTGTTCAAGCCACCTGTTGAATTGAGAGTTGACGACGCTCGATTGCGAAGGAGACGGCGCGGGGGAAGCAAGACGCGCGGGGGATGCGACCTGCACGCGTTCTACCTCAATCGCATGGAGCACACGAACTTTTTTTAAAGATGCGCATTTCAGAAATGCATCTTCCGGAGATGCGCCGCGCTCCTCCATCCAACAGATAAAAACAGGCGTTTGCGGACGGTGCTTGAGCAGAAAATCTGGCAGCGGATTCACGTTCGCGGGGCGACCGAGAAATGTTCCCGGGAGTGCGCTCGGGATGCGTGAATCCTGATCCGAAAGCAGGCAGAAAAGTTTTCCGTCATTCAGAATCCGCAAAAAATCACGAGGTGTCCGGGCATCCACGGAATAACTCCGGCCATCGACCGAACGGATTTTGCGTTCAAGAATGTTATTAAGCCACTTGGGCTTCACGGGTATATAACTTGCGACAAGCGGAATTCCAAGTCGACAAAGCCACGGCCCCATCGCTTCATAATTGCCGTAATGAGCCGTCAAAAAGATTCCACCGCTCCGCATTTTTTCAAGCACCGGAATGGCAGCCTCGTCAAGCGCAAAATCCCAGCCGTCCACGCTACACGGGTACTTCAAGAAGTCCGCGGGCAACCGCTTGAAGGTTCCGAAGCAGAATAAAAGTTCGCTTGCATGGCGAGTCAAGTTAAACAAGAGTTCGTCGTAATTGACAGGCACGGCAGTCGACACATTGGGAGTCGCTCTCGACGCTGTAGAAAACGCGTTCGGAATCGCTTGTGGAAATGCGCCGGCCACATGCTTCGCGTTCGCAAAAACAGTTCCCCGCTTCCAGCCCGCAAGCCGAAGCACCACGTAAGCGCTCCACGCAAAAACCGCCGCCATCATTTTACCAACAAAAACCATTACAGGTTAAAGATACGAAAAATATTATTGTTTCGGTCTTTCATCCTTGGCACCGACATAATTTCGCGTTTTGGCAACACTTTTTTTGCGTTTTGGCGGTGAAATCAGGAATTTTTCTTCAATTTCACCGCCACTTTTGTAGTTTATCTAAAATATTCTAGATCAAAACGAGCCGAGCAAGCCGTTCGTGGCGGTGTTTTTTTTGAAATTTTGCCCGTTTTCACCGCCTGCAAACGCCTCGTGAACCCTGCAAAAGCCACCAACGCCTCATTTTGGCACACACAAACTAATTTTTGGCGGTGAAATCGCGAATTTTTCGTTCATTTCACCGCCACTTTTGCATTTTCAGCCCCTCGTTCGCGCTTTCAGCCCCAAAACGTCACATTAGCTGTTCGAGCATTTTTTCCACCATCATGGAATTAAGCGGACGGTCGTGCGTTTCC
It contains:
- a CDS encoding lysophospholipid acyltransferase family protein — its product is MVFVGKMMAAVFAWSAYVVLRLAGWKRGTVFANAKHVAGAFPQAIPNAFSTASRATPNVSTAVPVNYDELLFNLTRHASELLFCFGTFKRLPADFLKYPCSVDGWDFALDEAAIPVLEKMRSGGIFLTAHYGNYEAMGPWLCRLGIPLVASYIPVKPKWLNNILERKIRSVDGRSYSVDARTPRDFLRILNDGKLFCLLSDQDSRIPSALPGTFLGRPANVNPLPDFLLKHRPQTPVFICWMEERGASPEDAFLKCASLKKVRVLHAIEVERVQVASPARLASPAPSPSQSSVVNSQFNRWLEQRILENPNLWYGFTHRRFYSQTPELYGE